A part of Melittangium boletus DSM 14713 genomic DNA contains:
- a CDS encoding PQQ-dependent sugar dehydrogenase: MNRMLGVGIAGLLGSALWSCSHAEKTPPDRVVTRTETVELPGPYATDSVRRFSKVQGWPEDKAPVAEGFTVKRYATGLVSPRNLYVTPQGDVLVAEANTELRGMMKLGAKLVGYAASARTETSANRITLLRDADHDGVPETRTVFLEGLNQPFGMLVLGDFFYVANTDAIWRYPYSPGATSITGKGEKLLDLPAGGYNNHWTRNLLAHPDGTKIYVSVGSGSNVGEHGLDNEVRRANVLEINPDGSGERIFASGLRNPVGLAFAPGSRALWTAVNERDELGDELVPDYLTHVEDGAFYGWPYSYFGAHVDPRVKEQKPELVQRARVPDVPLGAHTASLGLAFNEGAMFPERFRHGAFIGQHGSWNRSSLSGYQVVFVPFSPEGQPTAPAEPFLTGFIKDADAREVHGRPVGVAFLPDGSLLVADDAGNIVWRVSR; this comes from the coding sequence ATGAACAGGATGCTGGGAGTGGGAATCGCGGGACTGCTGGGGAGTGCGCTGTGGAGCTGCTCCCACGCGGAGAAGACGCCGCCGGACCGGGTGGTGACGCGCACGGAGACGGTGGAACTGCCGGGGCCGTACGCCACGGACTCGGTGCGCAGGTTCAGCAAGGTCCAGGGCTGGCCCGAGGACAAGGCGCCGGTGGCCGAGGGCTTCACGGTGAAGCGCTACGCCACCGGATTGGTGAGCCCTCGCAACCTCTATGTCACGCCCCAGGGGGACGTGCTGGTGGCCGAGGCCAACACCGAGCTGAGAGGCATGATGAAGCTCGGCGCGAAGCTGGTGGGCTATGCCGCCTCCGCGCGCACCGAGACCAGCGCCAACCGCATCACCCTGCTCCGCGACGCGGACCATGATGGCGTGCCCGAGACGCGCACGGTGTTCCTGGAGGGACTGAACCAGCCCTTCGGCATGCTGGTGCTCGGCGACTTCTTCTACGTGGCCAACACCGATGCGATCTGGCGCTACCCCTACTCGCCCGGGGCCACCTCCATCACCGGCAAGGGCGAGAAGCTTCTCGACCTGCCCGCGGGCGGCTACAACAACCACTGGACGCGCAACCTGCTGGCCCACCCGGACGGCACGAAGATCTATGTGTCGGTGGGCTCGGGCAGCAACGTGGGGGAGCATGGCCTGGACAACGAGGTCCGCCGCGCCAACGTGCTGGAGATCAACCCGGATGGCTCGGGCGAGCGCATCTTCGCCAGCGGCCTGCGCAACCCCGTGGGCCTGGCCTTCGCGCCGGGCTCGCGCGCGCTGTGGACGGCGGTGAACGAGCGGGACGAGCTGGGAGACGAGCTGGTGCCCGACTACCTCACCCACGTGGAGGACGGGGCCTTCTACGGCTGGCCCTACAGCTATTTCGGCGCCCACGTGGACCCTCGCGTGAAGGAGCAGAAGCCCGAGCTCGTGCAGCGGGCGCGAGTGCCGGACGTGCCGCTGGGCGCGCACACCGCCAGCCTGGGACTCGCCTTCAACGAGGGGGCGATGTTCCCCGAGCGTTTCCGCCACGGGGCATTCATTGGCCAGCATGGCTCATGGAACCGCTCGAGCCTCTCCGGCTACCAGGTGGTCTTCGTGCCGTTCTCCCCCGAGGGCCAGCCCACCGCACCCGCCGAGCCCTTCCTCACGGGCTTCATCAAGGACGCGGACGCGCGCGAGGTCCACGGCCGTCCCGTGGGTGTGGCCTTCCTGCCGGATGGCTCCCTCTTGGTCGCGGACGATGCCGGCAACATCGTGTGGCGGGTGAGCCGGTAA
- a CDS encoding class I adenylate-forming enzyme family protein — protein MIDHLPAGARVVVRLPNGPGLAKALLDCFDRELVAVPLHPRSTDTAVRGIVDRVAASAVLDERGLHDTGHPAAHPDAEGLAFLMFTSGSTGPQKGVMLGRKAVLGNAAKTAALHGLTPDRPHGTCLPLYHCNALVMSLLGTHLTGTPLVLHNGADPAGYFAALRAAGARTASIVPALLADLLEVAPEWPEGLEYLITAAAPLTPDLARRFHARYGPRLRQGYGLTEAVNFSFTTPLLDEPAFTRQYLDQHPPVGVALPETELRLVDGEVWVRTPDMMRGYWRDPAATAAALTEDGWLRTGDLGELREGLLVLRGRAGERINRGGEKHYPLEVERTWREAGLGGRFAAVAVAEPTLGHEIGLVATDQPVEAVRAVCENSPLRPASVQFGGFQATSTGKPQRKAMGRSLVALRYAPARYERLLRYASATAHDLLRSGVDDAGLRALAGRVDEPAREGEEAVFEALEFMRAHWHRRADPELAEAKARWREQLSTEWPLAGYAELAERLREAHPGAVVSSHLPTLTTPDGCPWALGPLLSFMDYPTQEPGDRWHGLAGLREAGFAVVGCALLRAGRHDLGGVLWAHTPTSENRGNA, from the coding sequence ATGATCGACCACCTGCCTGCAGGTGCCCGGGTGGTGGTGCGGCTGCCCAACGGACCCGGCCTGGCCAAGGCCCTGCTCGACTGCTTCGACCGCGAACTCGTCGCGGTGCCCCTGCACCCGCGCAGCACGGACACCGCGGTGCGCGGCATCGTCGACCGGGTCGCCGCCTCCGCCGTGCTGGACGAGCGCGGGCTGCACGACACTGGCCACCCCGCCGCGCACCCGGATGCCGAGGGCCTGGCGTTCCTGATGTTCACCTCGGGCTCCACCGGCCCGCAGAAGGGCGTCATGCTCGGCCGCAAGGCGGTGCTGGGCAACGCGGCCAAGACCGCCGCGCTCCACGGGCTCACCCCCGACCGGCCGCACGGCACCTGCCTGCCGCTGTACCACTGCAACGCGCTGGTCATGTCGTTGCTGGGCACGCACCTCACCGGCACCCCGCTGGTGCTGCACAACGGCGCGGACCCGGCCGGGTACTTCGCCGCGCTGCGTGCCGCCGGGGCCCGGACCGCCTCCATCGTGCCCGCGCTGCTGGCCGACCTGCTGGAGGTCGCACCGGAGTGGCCGGAGGGCCTGGAGTACCTGATCACCGCGGCCGCGCCGCTGACTCCGGACCTGGCCCGCCGCTTTCACGCCCGCTACGGCCCGAGGCTGCGCCAGGGCTACGGCCTGACCGAGGCGGTGAACTTCAGCTTCACCACTCCCCTGCTCGACGAGCCCGCGTTCACCCGCCAGTACCTGGACCAGCACCCGCCGGTCGGCGTGGCACTGCCGGAGACCGAGCTGCGGCTGGTCGACGGCGAGGTGTGGGTGCGCACCCCGGACATGATGCGCGGCTACTGGCGGGACCCGGCGGCCACGGCGGCGGCGCTGACCGAGGACGGCTGGCTGCGCACCGGGGATCTCGGTGAGCTGCGCGAGGGCCTGCTGGTGCTGCGAGGCCGGGCCGGGGAGCGCATCAACCGGGGCGGGGAGAAGCACTACCCCCTGGAAGTCGAGCGGACCTGGCGCGAGGCCGGGCTCGGCGGGCGGTTCGCGGCGGTGGCCGTCGCCGAACCCACGCTCGGCCACGAGATCGGGCTCGTCGCCACCGACCAGCCGGTGGAGGCCGTGCGCGCGGTGTGCGAGAACAGCCCGCTGCGGCCCGCCTCGGTGCAGTTCGGCGGATTCCAGGCCACCTCGACCGGCAAACCCCAGCGCAAGGCCATGGGCCGCTCGCTGGTCGCGCTGCGGTACGCGCCCGCCCGGTACGAGCGGCTGCTGCGGTACGCCTCGGCCACCGCGCACGACCTGCTCCGCTCCGGTGTGGACGATGCCGGGCTGCGTGCACTGGCCGGGCGCGTGGACGAGCCCGCGCGGGAGGGCGAGGAGGCGGTGTTCGAGGCACTGGAGTTCATGCGCGCCCACTGGCACCGGCGTGCCGACCCCGAGCTGGCGGAGGCGAAAGCCCGCTGGCGCGAGCAGTTGAGCACCGAATGGCCACTGGCCGGGTACGCCGAACTCGCCGAGCGCCTGCGCGAGGCCCACCCGGGCGCGGTGGTGTCCAGCCACCTGCCCACGCTCACGACCCCCGACGGATGCCCGTGGGCACTCGGCCCACTGCTGTCCTTCATGGACTACCCCACCCAGGAACCGGGCGACCGGTGGCACGGACTCGCCGGACTGCGCGAGGCGGGCTTCGCCGTCGTCGGCTGCGCACTGCTGCGCGCGGGCCGCCACGACCTCGGCGGCGTGCTGTGGGCCCACACCCCGACCAGCGAAAACAGAGGCAACGCATGA